In one Pseudomonas tensinigenes genomic region, the following are encoded:
- a CDS encoding class I adenylate cyclase encodes MTRTHEIRPDLDEGIDRKVLSQLRARFLKLNEGRLGRALEGLSTRQQSVLTLLPLFFHVNHPLLPGYVSGSTPAGLSNYEPDTNTLAEAQRLTRSFSYKPRHGSNPPRPIHGLFLMGSLGTLAQADQSDMDVWVCHAPDLSESELSELSKKCQLLETWAASQGAEAHFFLIDPERFVKGERDTQLSSENCGSTQHYLLLDEFYRTAIWLAGRTPIWWLVPVYEETAYDLYTHTLLSKRFIRADETLDLGHLARIPPGEFIGAGLWQLFKGIESPYKSVLKLLLTEVYASEHPQVQCLSLRFKKAVFANQLDLDELDPYMVVYRRIEEYLTARNEPERLELVRRALYLKINRKLTGNSRTQSWQRTLLERLASEWHWDQRQLTLLDSRSQWKVRQVSAERRALVNELNYSYRFLTQFARTEQTVSLINKRDLNVLGRRLYAAFERKADKVEFINPGIAPDLAEDTLTLVQSRNKKEPGQTQWGLYNGSLTALEWEHFAPIKRSRELLELLTWCHRNGVIDSSTRLALHPGTSDLSEFELFNLLGSLQQCIALPLPTVAEEPLLRAAVPSEVLILVNVGIDPLKHHRDLNILMTTERTDSLSYAGVRENLVLTLDQVTLNSWNEVLVNRFDGPHALLDCLRDYLNNLPRGALQPSLKVRCFCHNRAQFIARRVEEIIDTAQNLLLSELNHRYLIQVQQHYHVLELVPGQVNHIALATLPALLDYLGEEQPRYSPLHLDPMALEDHDLALILPMGQPECIQVFYRITEQQAELYVLDEFNALWQQHLPYHDEQSLLVPLQRFLQSILFRREAVLPMDAGPDSRLETLYYQLLPSGPGRARRVEARPAPQTPVNKPFYDVQAIVGKAAPGEVQVTLYCNQREFSELEHGDQLFSVVAREIVEQRRESERYRCYITDLDLSGLLGDGQSSSNLYLRYKADLERALNEALEQV; translated from the coding sequence ATGACGCGCACCCACGAAATCCGCCCCGACCTGGACGAAGGCATTGACCGCAAGGTCCTCAGCCAGCTGCGCGCGCGTTTTCTCAAACTCAATGAAGGCCGCCTGGGCCGCGCCCTGGAAGGTTTGTCGACGCGCCAACAGAGCGTGTTGACGCTGTTGCCGCTGTTCTTCCACGTCAACCATCCCCTGCTGCCGGGTTATGTCTCGGGCAGTACACCGGCCGGTCTGTCGAATTACGAGCCGGACACCAATACGCTTGCCGAAGCGCAACGCCTGACCCGCTCGTTCTCCTACAAGCCGCGCCACGGCAGCAACCCGCCACGACCGATCCACGGCCTGTTCCTGATGGGCAGCCTTGGCACGCTGGCACAGGCCGATCAGAGCGACATGGACGTGTGGGTCTGCCACGCGCCTGACTTGAGCGAAAGTGAACTCAGTGAGCTGAGCAAGAAATGTCAGTTGCTCGAAACCTGGGCTGCGAGCCAAGGCGCCGAAGCGCATTTTTTCCTGATCGACCCGGAGCGCTTCGTCAAAGGCGAACGCGACACCCAGCTCAGCTCGGAAAACTGCGGCAGCACTCAGCACTATCTGTTGCTGGACGAGTTTTACCGCACCGCAATCTGGCTGGCCGGGCGCACGCCGATCTGGTGGCTGGTGCCGGTTTACGAAGAAACCGCCTACGACCTCTACACCCACACCCTGCTGTCCAAGCGTTTCATCCGCGCCGACGAAACCCTCGACCTTGGCCATCTGGCGAGAATCCCGCCAGGCGAGTTCATCGGCGCCGGATTGTGGCAGTTGTTCAAAGGCATCGAGTCACCGTACAAATCGGTGCTCAAACTGCTGCTGACCGAGGTCTACGCCAGCGAACACCCGCAGGTGCAGTGCCTGAGCCTGCGCTTCAAAAAAGCCGTGTTCGCCAACCAACTGGATCTGGATGAACTGGACCCGTACATGGTCGTGTACCGGCGTATCGAGGAATACCTCACCGCGCGCAACGAGCCGGAGCGGCTGGAACTGGTGCGCCGCGCGCTGTACCTGAAGATCAACCGCAAGCTCACCGGCAACAGCCGCACCCAGAGCTGGCAACGCACGTTGCTGGAACGGCTTGCCAGCGAGTGGCATTGGGATCAGCGACAACTGACCCTGCTCGACAGCCGCAGTCAGTGGAAAGTCCGCCAGGTCAGCGCCGAACGCCGCGCGCTGGTCAATGAGCTGAACTACAGCTATCGCTTCCTGACCCAGTTCGCCCGCACCGAGCAGACCGTCAGCCTGATCAACAAGCGCGACCTCAATGTGCTCGGCCGTCGGCTCTACGCAGCCTTCGAGCGCAAGGCCGACAAGGTCGAGTTCATCAACCCCGGCATCGCCCCGGATCTGGCCGAAGACACCCTGACGCTGGTGCAGTCGCGTAACAAAAAGGAACCGGGGCAAACCCAGTGGGGCCTGTACAACGGCAGCCTGACCGCATTGGAGTGGGAACACTTCGCGCCAATCAAGCGCAGCCGCGAGTTACTGGAGCTGTTGACCTGGTGCCACCGCAACGGTGTGATCGACAGCAGCACTCGCCTGGCTTTGCATCCCGGCACCAGCGACCTGAGCGAATTTGAGCTGTTCAACCTGCTCGGCAGCCTGCAACAGTGCATCGCCCTGCCCCTGCCTACAGTGGCTGAAGAGCCATTGCTGCGCGCCGCGGTGCCGAGCGAAGTGCTGATTCTGGTCAACGTAGGGATTGACCCGCTAAAACATCACCGCGACCTCAATATCCTGATGACCACCGAGCGTACCGACTCGCTGAGTTACGCCGGCGTGCGCGAAAACCTCGTGTTGACCCTCGATCAAGTCACGCTCAACAGCTGGAACGAAGTGCTGGTCAACCGCTTCGATGGCCCCCACGCCCTGCTCGATTGCCTGCGCGATTACCTCAACAACCTGCCACGCGGGGCCTTGCAGCCGTCGTTGAAGGTGCGCTGCTTCTGCCACAACCGTGCACAGTTCATCGCCCGTCGCGTCGAGGAAATCATCGACACCGCGCAGAATCTGTTGCTCAGCGAGTTGAATCATCGCTACCTGATTCAGGTGCAGCAGCACTATCACGTGCTGGAGTTGGTGCCGGGCCAGGTCAACCATATCGCCCTCGCCACCCTGCCGGCCCTGCTCGATTACCTCGGTGAAGAACAGCCGCGCTACAGTCCGCTGCACCTGGATCCGATGGCGCTGGAAGATCACGACCTCGCGCTGATCCTGCCGATGGGTCAGCCGGAATGTATTCAAGTGTTCTACCGGATCACCGAACAGCAGGCCGAGTTGTACGTATTGGATGAGTTCAATGCGCTGTGGCAGCAACATTTGCCCTATCACGACGAGCAGAGTCTGTTGGTGCCGTTGCAGCGTTTCCTGCAATCGATTCTGTTCCGCCGCGAAGCCGTGCTGCCGATGGACGCCGGCCCGGATAGCCGCCTTGAAACTTTGTATTACCAGTTATTGCCTTCCGGCCCGGGGCGCGCACGACGGGTCGAAGCACGGCCGGCACCGCAGACGCCAGTGAACAAGCCGTTCTACGACGTGCAGGCGATCGTCGGCAAAGCCGCACCGGGCGAAGTGCAGGTCACCCTGTATTGCAATCAACGGGAATTCAGCGAGCTGGAACATGGCGACCAGCTGTTCAGCGTGGTCGCCCGGGAGATTGTCGAACAGCGCCGCGAGAGCGAACGCTATCGCTGCTACATCACCGACCTCGACCTTTCAGGCCTGCTCGGTGACGGGCAGAGTTCAAGCAATCTGTATCTGCGCTACAAGGCTGACCTGGAGCGCGCCCTGAACGAGGCACTCGAACAGGTCTGA
- the rnk gene encoding nucleoside diphosphate kinase regulator has protein sequence MTAPSITLTRLDVQRLERLIDSLNDKDQAAPGVIALQTELDRADTVVGHDEVPADVVTMNSRVHCREEGSGKDYHLTLVYPKDANADEGKISILAPVGSALLGLKVGQHIDWPAPGGKTLKLTLLEVESQPANGGAFPE, from the coding sequence ATGACCGCACCTTCCATCACCCTTACCCGTCTGGACGTGCAACGTCTGGAGCGCCTGATCGATAGCCTGAACGATAAAGACCAGGCTGCGCCGGGCGTGATTGCGCTGCAAACCGAACTGGACCGCGCCGATACCGTGGTCGGCCACGATGAAGTGCCCGCCGATGTCGTGACGATGAATTCCCGTGTGCATTGCCGCGAAGAAGGCAGTGGCAAGGATTACCACCTGACGCTGGTCTATCCGAAGGATGCCAACGCCGATGAAGGCAAGATCTCGATCCTGGCCCCGGTCGGCAGCGCGCTGTTGGGTCTGAAGGTCGGTCAGCACATTGACTGGCCGGCACCCGGTGGCAAGACCCTCAAACTAACCTTGCTCGAAGTCGAATCGCAACCGGCCAATGGTGGCGCTTTTCCCGAGTAA